In Mytilus trossulus isolate FHL-02 chromosome 14, PNRI_Mtr1.1.1.hap1, whole genome shotgun sequence, a genomic segment contains:
- the LOC134696263 gene encoding uncharacterized protein LOC134696263: MDDKTLRIGFIGAGGIHFGRTGSKLPWAHATRLEKIGNIKVVAIVDTDIKLAEDVLKAKLSSDQVKHCYTDCKCFPHFKELIALKPDAVFIGIPPFHRGSLKDGVDIELQFVKAGIHVFVEKSPSVVPPEEFDNYVEEVRKASIRNNVVVSVGYMFRYHAGIDKMKELIIDHGGKVMACRSKFSLAYSRGHKGRDSYNNKITGGPIVEQATHVCDLSRFLAGDINLNSVQTVMLKDSDPSGAGHLSHLPHDGENHIKPADKVPRVTFSQWRFVDGGIGTLMHSIALPGSRHEISIEVQMDGLQLSLFKPVEEDSSLVVRSIKADDPNRDTIYTFNEQDSFLNELSAFINAIRTGDQTGIRSSYEDAAKTYEFTWKIRRTGEATS; this comes from the exons ATGGATGATAAAACACTTAGGATTGGCTTCATTGGAGCCGGTGGTATCCATTTTGGTAGAACTGGCTCCAAGTTGCCATGGGCTCATGCAACAAGACTAGAAAAGATTGGCAACATTAAAGTTGTGGCAATCGTAGATACAGACATAAAGCTTGCAGAAGATGTTCTCAAGGCAAAACTTTCATCAGACCAAGTAAAACACTGTTATACCGACTGCAAATGTTTCCCTCACTTCAAAGAGTTAATAGCTTTGAAACCAGATGCAGTGTTTATAGGAATCCCTCCTTTTCATAGAGGTTCACTAAAAGACGGTGTGGATATTGAACTTCAGTTTGTGAAGGCTGGAATACATGTGTTTGTGGAGAAATCTCCATCGGTAGTACCACCCGAAGAGTTTGATAACTATGTAGAGGAAGTTAGAAAAGCAAGCATTAGAAACAATGTCGTTGTATCTGTTGGATACATGTTCAG GTACCATGCTGGAATAGATAAAATGAAGGAATTAATTATTGACCATGGCGGGAAAGTGATGGCGTGTAGGTCAAAGTTTAGTCTGGCTTATTCTAGAGGTCATAAAGGTAGAGACTCCTATAACAACAAAATAACCGGAGGACCAATTGTCGAGCAGGCTACACATGTTTGCGATTTGTCTAGATTTCTAGCTGGAGATATCAATCTAAACTCAGTTCAGACTGTTATGCTGAAAGATAGCGACCCATCTGGTGCCGGACATCTTTCACATCTGCCTCATGATGGAGAAAATCATATAAAACCTGCCGATAAAGTTCCAAGAGTTACATTTAGTCAATGGAGGTTTGTAGACGGAGGAATAGGGACTCTTATGCACTCTATAGCTCTACCAGGGAGTAGACATGAAATATCAATCGAGGTTCAAATGGATGGATTACAGCTGTCTCTATTCAAACCTGTCGAAGAAGACAGTTCATTGGTCGTCCGTAGTATCAAAGCAGACGATCCAAACAGAGATACTATTTATACCTTCAACGAACAAGATTCATTCTTAAATGAGTTATCGGCCTTTATAAATGCAATCAGAACTGGAGACCAAACTGGAATTAGGAGTTCTTATGAAGATGCTGCAAAAACCTATGAATTCACTTGGAAAATAAGAAGGACTGGTGAAGCAACCAGTTGA
- the LOC134696170 gene encoding uncharacterized protein LOC134696170, producing the protein MKEFTFLLSALVVLVGCNNIKNIQEKEDGGNMNGHYLVASGGNQGVHFNDDYKSKGHEYFDVYSPEIATHYGEVFWTDMGNNPIPKEIIDRFEGKVMAITGYEQDQVMVYPLSKPGLNPQNDVSVPINWAYNHHYVAWMTGKYSKLIKIPNPDPNDVSAHGAPMKWEPVDLPSAKDRENKNVPTSQTFSAGNGGESRKSFHGYPNGFAQLIDSPDTWHITPMQIDTRNRDCGATPQDIHNCTVFTPGVEPRQARFGRGIPKEGAIYSGILECPCTSRYGGDPAIYGSSVKTKYIQHHYSLVAEPSCKTSPQSATVCFDAVAMLGVKATKNVTLAVSSSVIPSGCSVDSESDGTSTVYYNKFQSTKQCSTSSKRTGRANFDIGVSIKVEFSDTSTISLTGPADAWFGVGFNATNMANSPYTLIVNSTGVFEQQIGTCGTGAEHCPGNPLEKSISLLSNSVSDGVRTAIVTRPLKGLTKKHYSFDAINAQINLISAVGSSQVFSYHNAHSVGIVALLAEKEPNCICDVGQTGMICETNGTNCNHFVKNCVPPPAGEVLSQNNPSCSSIGYAGGLRCCSHKRILLDADQSVRPELLRYHMKFRFWFQEYKVGNSKVSHHDLTRIYFQTEAWSGEYDIPPAFAMPGKPIPGYANWPLNTPTPGTKCTGNCPSGDDCECIHTIEFKWTISNFRLIYAGGHCHAPSCLAMELYRNDTGHEMELLCRQVPVSGKGNVKENKYDEAGYIALPPCLWGDDTGLEPSVLLPSNTPIVAIKHNINTKMGHYGEMAYWQMRGINF; encoded by the exons ATGAAAG aaTTTACATTCCTGTTATCAGCACTTGTGGTGCTTGTAGGAtgtaacaatataaagaatatacaAG AAAAAGAAGATGGTGGCAACATGAATGGTCACTATCTGGTAGCAAGTGGCGGAAACCAGGGTGTACATTTTAACGATGACTATAAGAGCAAGGGTCATGAGTACTTTGATGTTTACTCACCAGAGATAGCAACCCATTATGGTGAGGTCTTTTGGACAGACATGGGAAATAATCCAATTCCAAAAGAAATCATCGACAGATTTGAAG gaaAAGTAATGGCCATCACTGGTTACGAGCAGGACCAAGTTATGGTATATCCCTTAAGTAAACCCGGACTAAATCCTCAAAACGATGTTTCTGTTCCAATCAACTGGGCGTATAACCACCACTACGTAGCATGGATGACTGGAAAATATTCCAAATTGATAAAAATCCCAAATCCGGACCCCAATGACGTCAGTGCTCATGGAGCTCCCATGAAATGGGAACCAGTAGATCTTCCATCGGCAAAGGATCGTGAAAATAAAAACGTTCCCACAAGTCAAACATTCAGCGCAGGAAACGGAGGAGAGTCGCGGAAGAGTTTCCATGGTTATCCAAATGGATTTGCTCAATTAATTGACTCTCCTGACACGTGGCACATTACTCCTATGCAGATTGATACACGTAACCGAGACTGTGGCGCTACAccacaagacattcacaacTGTACCGTTTTTACGCCAGGAGTTGAACCACGTCAGGCCAGATTCGGTCGTGGCATTCCGAAAGAGGGAGCCATTTATTCTGGAATACTGGAGTGTCCATGCACTAGTCGTTATGGTGGTGATCCAGCGATATACGGTTCTagtgtaaaaacaaaatatattcaacaCCATTATTCTCTTGTAGCAGAGCCATCTTGTAAAACTTCCCCACAAAGTGCAACAGTATGTTTTGATGCAGTAGCTATGTTAGGAGTGAAAGCAACTAAGAATGTGACCTTGGCCGTCTCGTCTAGCGTAATTCCCAGTGGTTGCAGTGTTGATTCAGAGTCCGATGGAACATCAACTGTGTATTACAACAAGTTCCAAAGTACCAAACAATGCTCTACATCCAGTAAAAGAACCGGTCGAGCCAATTTTGACATTGGGGTATCTATTAAAGTTGAATTTTCTGATACCAGTACCATATCCTTAACTGGACCTGCAGACGCATGGTTTGGAGTTGGTTTCAATGCTACAAATATGGCCAATTCTCCGTACACTTTGATTGTAAACTCTACAGGGGTCTTTGAACAACAAATTGGTACGTGTGGAACCGGGGCAGAACATTGTCCAGGGAATCCATTAGAAAAAAGTATCTCTCTTTTGTCCAATTCAGTTTCCGATGGTGTGAGAACTGCCATCGTGACACGCCCATTAAAAGGTTTGACGAAAAAACATTACAGCTTTGATGCTATAAATGCACAAATCAACTTAATTTCTGCTGTCGGTTCTTCACAAGTGTTTTCTTACCACAACGCACATTCTGTCGGCATAGTTGCCTTACTAGCAGAAAAGGAGCCTAACTGCATTTGTGACGTAGGACAAACGGGGATGATTTGCGAAACCAATGGAACCAATTGTAaccattttgtcaaaaattgcGTTCCACCACCTGCTGGGGAAGTCTTATCTCAAAATAATCCCTCGTGCAGTTCAATAGGGTATGCCGGGGGACTCCGATGTTGTAGCCACAAGCGTATTCTGCTGGACGCTGATCAATCTGTACGACCGGAACTCTTACGATATCACATGAAATTTCGCTTTTGGTTTCAGGAGTACAAGGTAGGCAACTCAAAAGTTTCTCATCATGATTTGACTCGTATTTACTTTCAAACCGAGGCTTGGTCCGGTGAATATGATATTCCCCCAGCATTCGCCATGCCAGGAAAACCGATACCTGGATATGCCAACTGGCCACTGAACACGCCCACTCCTGGAACTAAATGTACCGGAAACTGTCCTTCTGGGGACGATTGTGAATGTATCCATACGATAGAATTCAAATGGACCATCAGCAATTTTAGACTGATCTACGCCGGAGGTCATTGTCATGCGCCATCTTGTTTAGCTatggaactttacagaaacgaCACTGGTCACGAGATGGAGCTGTTATGCAGACAAGTTCCTGTATCCGGAAAGGGAAATGTTAAAGAGAACAAATACGATGAAGCTGGATATATAGCACTGCCTCCATGTCTCTGGGGAGACGATACAGGTTTGGAGCCCTCAGTTCTGTTGCCAAGCAACACACCAATTGTTGCCATCAAACATAACATAAACACTAAAATGGGTCACTATGGTGAAATGGCATACTGGCAGATGAGAGGAATAAATTTCTAG
- the LOC134697312 gene encoding uncharacterized protein LOC134697312: MQFFSTNIVILLVAFLSVTRSTDCDGLTNCMSNLGAHIKEAVIDLKKFNKENLEKFYTVVCRDIEDLVKCYKPEYMAGCSALQNFVQFVPSQHTLRKQFIEMCSEKEEMVLAVECFIQKGVAVGLHQCTVAMISDLHVSGGDSEYKGTPCSALSSYNSCSAELIKGKCKTETTNFVTTASENHYNAMCSASMKLSNNFFLSLIFILLRIFSIL, encoded by the exons ATGCAGTTTTTCAGCACAAATATAG TTATCCTGTTAGTTGCTTTTTTATCTGTGACAAGGTCCACGGACTGTGATGGACTAACGAACTGCATGAGCAATTTAGGAGCTCATATCAAAGAAGCTGTAATAGACCTTaagaaatttaacaaagaaaatttgGAAAAATTTTATACCGTCGTTTGTAG aGATATTGAGGACCTAGTGAAGTGTTACAAACCAGAATACATGGCCGGTTGTTCAGCTCTACAGAACTTTGTACAATTCGTACCGTCCCAGCACACTCTTAGGAAGCAGTTTATAGAAATGTGTTCAGAAAAAGAAG AAATGGTATTAGCAGTTGAATGTTTTATCCAGAAAGGAGTAGCAGTTGGTTTACATCAATGCACTGTTGCAATGATCAGTGATTTGCACGTGTCAGGAGGTGACTCAGAATACAAAGGAACACCATGCTC GGCTTTATCTTCGTACAACTCGTGTTCTGCCGAGCTAATAAAGGGAAAGTGTAAGACGGAAACTaccaattttgtgacgacagcTTCAGAGAACCATTATAATGCCATGTGTTCAGCTTCTATGAAACTATCAAATAATTTCTTTCTTAgtctaatatttattttgttacgaatattttctattttataa